A genomic segment from Saprospiraceae bacterium encodes:
- a CDS encoding S8 family serine peptidase gives MFSTGILSIGFIVAAVALPLWFWAQSSAKKAAFFRNLLWLGLGAYIVGVSLAPAMTSAKFSVAFRDFLVLAAIGLASNFLVKNRVLFFITAILGMISLGIYYKNILMPSFALSQSQNIPLDENGELLVEVSEGKSLAALQPILEEYNISISQAFFPADKASTELDDYYLLDIPSHQIAHLAAIKAALEKTGIIDWQEENEMVALDDPASENKTGRINKKFGINDPGVEQLWSFEAMEMDKLYDYIDANQIKPKKKALIAILDTGVDANHEDLNSVYKSTQKKYDDDPRGHGTHCAGIAAAVSNNGIGVASYSRDNRFVEVTSIKVLSSSGMGTQQTIINGILEAADKNADVISMSLGGMSTTTRQRAYSKAVKYALNKGAIVLAAAGNSNRNAKDYAPVNAEGMIGVSAVDSDLNRAVFSNFVQDISMGIAAPGVDIYSTKPSNTYAVHSGTSMATPYAAGLVGVMKSIQPKLTNKEVFKILNRTGKTTKASSETGKFIYPYAAIKALAEAK, from the coding sequence ATGTTCTCGACTGGCATTTTATCCATTGGATTTATCGTAGCGGCAGTGGCACTGCCATTGTGGTTTTGGGCGCAATCTAGTGCTAAGAAAGCGGCATTTTTTCGCAACCTATTGTGGTTAGGTTTAGGTGCTTATATTGTGGGGGTGTCTTTGGCGCCTGCTATGACTAGCGCCAAGTTTTCTGTTGCCTTCCGGGACTTTTTGGTATTGGCTGCCATTGGGTTAGCTTCTAATTTTTTGGTAAAAAACCGGGTCCTCTTTTTTATCACCGCTATTTTAGGTATGATTTCCTTGGGTATATATTATAAAAACATCTTAATGCCTTCCTTTGCTTTAAGTCAGTCTCAAAATATTCCCTTGGATGAAAATGGAGAACTGCTTGTAGAAGTATCTGAAGGAAAGAGCCTCGCCGCCTTGCAGCCAATTTTGGAGGAATATAATATAAGTATATCGCAAGCCTTTTTCCCTGCCGACAAGGCATCTACCGAATTAGATGACTACTACTTGCTCGATATCCCGAGTCATCAAATCGCACATTTGGCGGCTATTAAAGCGGCATTGGAAAAGACAGGTATAATAGATTGGCAGGAGGAAAATGAAATGGTCGCTTTGGATGACCCCGCCAGTGAAAACAAGACAGGAAGGATCAATAAAAAATTTGGTATCAATGACCCGGGTGTTGAGCAACTTTGGAGTTTTGAGGCCATGGAGATGGATAAATTGTATGATTATATTGATGCCAATCAAATCAAACCCAAGAAAAAAGCACTTATTGCGATCTTAGATACCGGCGTGGATGCCAATCACGAAGACCTGAATTCCGTTTACAAGTCTACTCAAAAAAAATACGATGATGACCCTCGCGGTCATGGAACCCACTGTGCCGGTATCGCTGCTGCCGTTTCCAATAATGGAATTGGTGTAGCCTCCTATTCCCGGGACAACCGATTTGTTGAGGTGACCAGTATTAAAGTATTGAGTTCTTCGGGAATGGGTACCCAGCAGACCATCATCAACGGTATTCTGGAAGCAGCAGATAAAAACGCAGATGTGATCTCTATGTCCTTGGGTGGCATGTCTACTACGACTCGCCAGCGTGCCTATTCCAAAGCGGTAAAGTATGCTTTAAACAAAGGGGCCATTGTTTTGGCAGCGGCAGGTAACTCCAATCGCAATGCGAAAGATTATGCCCCCGTAAATGCAGAGGGTATGATCGGGGTGAGTGCGGTTGATTCCGATTTAAATCGTGCGGTATTCTCCAATTTTGTACAGGACATTAGTATGGGAATTGCAGCGCCTGGTGTAGACATCTATTCGACCAAACCTTCGAACACCTATGCCGTTCATAGTGGTACCTCTATGGCAACACCTTATGCGGCCGGATTGGTGGGCGTAATGAAAAGTATCCAACCTAAATTAACGAATAAGGAAGTCTTCAAGATCTTAAACAGAACCGGCAAGACCACTAAAGCATCATCCGAAACAGGTAAATTTATTTACCCCTATGCAGCGATAAAGGCATTGGCGGAAGCCAAGTAA
- the coaE gene encoding dephospho-CoA kinase (Dephospho-CoA kinase (CoaE) performs the final step in coenzyme A biosynthesis.), with protein sequence MIKIGITGGIGSGKTTVCKIFETLGVPIYYADERAKWLMVNSPVIRIGIQNLFGEKAFDENGQLNRSHISGIVFKIPKKLHKLNALVHPAVFIDGENWQQEQFQLGAPYTLKEAALIYESGSDKYLDKIIVVTAPEELRIQRVMERDGLPREAVADRIANQMPEAEKVAKADFVIINDGEHSLIQQVMQIHQQLIKASEG encoded by the coding sequence ATGATAAAAATAGGAATTACAGGTGGGATAGGAAGTGGAAAGACAACGGTTTGCAAAATCTTTGAAACCTTGGGCGTTCCTATTTATTACGCGGATGAACGAGCAAAGTGGTTGATGGTCAACTCTCCTGTTATTAGAATTGGTATTCAAAATTTGTTTGGAGAAAAGGCTTTTGATGAAAATGGCCAACTCAATCGGTCACATATCAGTGGTATCGTCTTCAAAATTCCTAAAAAACTTCATAAGCTAAATGCGCTTGTCCATCCTGCCGTGTTTATTGATGGCGAAAACTGGCAACAGGAGCAATTTCAGCTGGGTGCACCTTATACCTTGAAGGAAGCCGCGCTCATTTACGAAAGTGGCAGTGATAAATACCTCGACAAAATCATTGTGGTAACGGCACCGGAGGAGCTTCGGATACAACGGGTCATGGAAAGGGATGGCCTCCCTCGGGAAGCAGTGGCGGACAGAATAGCCAACCAGATGCCCGAAGCGGAGAAAGTAGCCAAGGCTGACTTTGTCATCATAAATGATGGCGAACATTCGCTTATTCAGCAGGTGATGCAGATTCATCAACAGCTTATCAAAGCATCGGAAGGCTAG
- a CDS encoding PorP/SprF family type IX secretion system membrane protein, translated as MAKYLKPLVLFFFLLSVFSSTAQDIHFSQFYNNPLYLNPALSGVFAGDQRFTAIYRNQWADVPVPYMTLSGSYDEKWYLPGLNNGRLGWGLAFLRDQAGDGDLSWSFLQGTMAYTHQLEEQTFLSVGFQVAMGQRAFDPDQLFFGDQFNGDVFDPSLPTLDGFDRTAAAFFNLGAGLNVYHAAKKERSAVYGGFSYANLNRPALHFSDREEVKLSARGNFYGFGLLEVNDDWDVGLNVLWHFQGSYKEAVVGGLAKLHLKQTPGEELALQLGFGHRLNDAIIGHFGMFYKNWMAAISYDVNISLFSVATNRRGGPELSIQHIIFKVKPPDEFKSCPIF; from the coding sequence TTGGCTAAATACCTAAAACCTTTGGTTTTATTTTTTTTTCTGTTGAGTGTGTTTTCCTCTACCGCTCAAGATATACACTTTTCACAATTTTACAACAACCCATTATACCTAAATCCCGCACTTAGTGGTGTCTTTGCTGGTGACCAACGATTTACAGCTATTTATCGAAACCAATGGGCCGATGTACCTGTGCCCTATATGACCCTTTCTGGTTCATATGATGAAAAATGGTATTTGCCTGGTTTAAATAATGGCCGATTGGGTTGGGGACTTGCTTTCCTTCGGGATCAAGCAGGGGATGGTGATTTGAGTTGGAGTTTCCTGCAAGGGACAATGGCTTATACGCACCAATTGGAGGAGCAAACATTCCTAAGTGTCGGTTTTCAGGTAGCTATGGGGCAGCGGGCTTTTGACCCGGATCAATTATTTTTTGGTGATCAATTCAATGGAGACGTTTTTGATCCCTCCTTGCCAACCTTAGATGGCTTTGACCGGACAGCAGCGGCCTTCTTCAATCTTGGGGCAGGCCTTAACGTTTATCATGCAGCAAAGAAGGAGAGAAGTGCCGTGTATGGCGGGTTTTCTTATGCTAACTTAAATCGGCCTGCGCTGCATTTTTCAGATAGAGAAGAGGTGAAATTAAGTGCGCGCGGCAATTTTTATGGATTTGGCCTCCTGGAGGTTAACGACGATTGGGATGTGGGCTTAAATGTGCTCTGGCATTTTCAAGGAAGTTATAAAGAAGCGGTAGTCGGTGGATTGGCAAAACTCCATTTGAAGCAAACGCCTGGAGAGGAATTGGCCCTTCAGCTTGGTTTTGGCCATCGACTCAACGATGCCATCATTGGCCACTTTGGAATGTTTTATAAAAACTGGATGGCTGCTATTAGTTATGATGTGAATATTTCTCTTTTTAGCGTGGCCACCAATCGAAGAGGAGGACCCGAGTTGTCCATCCAACATATCATTTTCAAAGTAAAACCACCGGATGAGTTTAAATCCTGTCCAATATTTTAG
- a CDS encoding DNA/RNA non-specific endonuclease, producing the protein MAKLRTNHQQSSAGASGNIVKVGIFGAIIGGLFFLFNQFSGVGNSGETDSTETPREEVDHRPAADFLPTSSTNDIIHHKYYSLSYSEEDEQAEWVAYQLTKQNLEKPWVDRKDVFIPDPKVKSGSATPKDYNGSGYDRGHMVPAADMSFSEEAMAETFYMSNMSPQSRNFNGGIWRELEELTRTWAKKFGSLYVVTGPVLTYEPKGFIGENEVAIPAAYFKVLLDGSKPNAKGIGFILPNEISYEPLYKFAVSIDRVEEISGLDFFPDLLTDEVEAEVEGNFNIDLWPFSKQKFEERIENWNKR; encoded by the coding sequence ATGGCAAAACTAAGAACCAATCACCAGCAAAGTAGCGCAGGCGCCTCTGGCAACATTGTAAAGGTTGGCATTTTTGGAGCGATTATTGGTGGTTTATTTTTTCTGTTTAATCAATTCTCCGGCGTCGGGAATAGCGGTGAAACGGATTCAACCGAAACACCTAGAGAAGAAGTGGATCATCGACCGGCAGCAGACTTCTTACCCACTTCAAGTACGAATGACATTATCCACCATAAGTATTATTCCTTGTCTTATTCTGAGGAAGATGAGCAAGCTGAATGGGTTGCTTATCAGCTGACAAAGCAGAACTTAGAAAAGCCCTGGGTAGACCGGAAGGATGTTTTTATCCCGGACCCCAAGGTTAAATCAGGGTCTGCCACCCCTAAGGACTATAACGGATCGGGTTATGACCGAGGTCACATGGTTCCGGCGGCAGACATGTCTTTTTCAGAAGAGGCGATGGCGGAAACCTTTTACATGAGCAACATGAGTCCGCAATCTCGCAATTTCAATGGAGGTATCTGGCGAGAATTGGAGGAGTTGACTAGGACCTGGGCCAAGAAATTTGGGAGCCTTTATGTCGTGACAGGCCCCGTTTTGACTTACGAACCCAAGGGTTTTATTGGCGAAAATGAGGTAGCCATACCCGCTGCTTACTTCAAGGTATTATTAGATGGTTCTAAGCCAAATGCTAAGGGTATTGGCTTTATCTTACCCAATGAAATTAGCTATGAGCCTTTGTATAAATTTGCGGTTTCTATTGATAGGGTCGAGGAAATCAGTGGACTTGACTTTTTCCCTGATTTGCTGACAGATGAGGTGGAAGCGGAAGTGGAAGGCAATTTCAATATAGACCTTTGGCCTTTTAGTAAGCAAAAGTTTGAGGAACGAATTGAAAACTGGAATAAAAGATAA
- a CDS encoding helicase HerA-like domain-containing protein produces the protein MSKKDQFIEELNQGYTFKGASIALGAAVLDGEVLTNTLVKLPLKTLNRHGLIAGATGSGKTKTLQIIAEQLSANSIPVMLMDIKGDLSGIAVPSEGHPKIDQRHEKIGIPFAADGSPVEFLSLSEEKGARLRATVSEFGPVLFSKILDLNETQGGVVAVIFKYCDDKQLPLLDLKDIKKTLQYITGEGKEEIEKEYGRISTASTGSIMRKIVELEQQGADIFFGERSFDVADLCRLDENGKGMVSVIRLTDIQDKPKLFSTFMLQMLAEIYATFPEEGDLDQPKLVIFIDEAHLVFEEASSALMNQIEAIVKLIRSKGVGLFFVTQNPADIPEDVLGQLGLKIQHALRAFTAKDRKAIKLAAQNYPITTYYDVDQLLTALGIGEALVTVLNEKGIPTPLVHTMLRAPQSRMDILSESEINAILKESRLIKKYNEEIDRESAYEILQEKIDAFQEEQQQAELKQQKEKAARSTAGSRNQKSTLEKIVNNTTTRQIGRTIARELTRGLLGVLGIKSTTTRRRK, from the coding sequence ATGTCCAAGAAAGACCAATTTATTGAGGAGCTTAACCAGGGGTATACTTTTAAAGGAGCGTCAATCGCGCTTGGTGCTGCGGTTTTGGATGGCGAGGTACTAACCAATACCTTGGTAAAACTCCCCTTGAAGACATTAAACAGACATGGACTCATAGCAGGAGCTACTGGTTCTGGTAAAACGAAAACTTTGCAAATTATAGCAGAGCAACTCTCCGCCAATAGTATCCCTGTGATGTTGATGGATATTAAAGGTGACTTAAGTGGTATTGCTGTTCCTAGCGAGGGACATCCCAAGATAGATCAGCGGCACGAAAAAATAGGGATTCCCTTTGCAGCAGACGGCAGTCCTGTTGAATTTTTGAGCCTATCCGAAGAGAAAGGAGCCCGGTTAAGGGCAACCGTGTCGGAATTTGGCCCCGTATTGTTTTCCAAAATCCTAGACTTGAATGAAACACAGGGAGGAGTGGTCGCAGTTATTTTCAAATATTGTGATGATAAACAACTTCCGCTGTTGGATTTAAAAGATATTAAAAAAACACTTCAATACATTACGGGAGAAGGCAAAGAAGAAATAGAGAAAGAATACGGTCGAATTTCAACTGCATCTACTGGCTCTATCATGCGAAAAATCGTAGAATTAGAACAACAAGGAGCCGATATTTTCTTTGGAGAACGTTCTTTTGATGTAGCCGATTTGTGTCGTTTGGATGAAAATGGCAAGGGAATGGTCTCCGTTATCCGCCTGACGGATATTCAAGATAAGCCCAAGTTGTTCTCGACCTTTATGCTCCAGATGTTGGCTGAAATTTATGCCACTTTTCCAGAAGAAGGTGATTTAGACCAACCGAAGCTCGTCATTTTTATCGATGAGGCCCATCTTGTTTTTGAAGAGGCATCTAGTGCATTGATGAATCAAATTGAAGCCATCGTCAAGCTAATTAGATCAAAAGGGGTAGGTTTGTTTTTTGTCACCCAAAACCCCGCGGATATTCCAGAAGATGTATTGGGGCAACTAGGTTTGAAAATTCAGCATGCCTTGCGTGCATTCACCGCGAAAGATAGGAAAGCCATTAAACTGGCTGCACAAAATTATCCAATCACTACCTATTATGATGTAGATCAGCTCCTGACAGCCTTAGGAATAGGTGAAGCATTGGTTACGGTTTTAAACGAAAAAGGTATCCCTACGCCTCTTGTTCATACGATGTTGCGGGCACCACAGTCTAGAATGGACATCTTAAGCGAATCGGAAATAAATGCTATTTTAAAGGAATCTCGCTTGATAAAAAAATACAATGAGGAAATAGATAGGGAAAGCGCCTATGAGATACTGCAAGAGAAAATTGATGCTTTCCAGGAAGAGCAGCAACAAGCAGAACTGAAGCAACAAAAAGAAAAAGCAGCCAGAAGTACCGCTGGAAGTCGCAACCAAAAAAGCACCCTTGAAAAAATCGTCAATAATACCACTACGAGACAAATTGGAAGGACCATTGCCCGGGAATTAACGAGAGGGTTGTTAGGCGTATTGGGTATTAAATCGACGACGACCAGGAGGAGAAAATAA
- a CDS encoding DUF255 domain-containing protein, translating to MRTISALLTLLLFVFVQPNLISQTAVQQEIAPEIQWISLEQAIEKNKDEPRKIMIDFYTDWCQWCELMDKTTLKHPAIIQFINENFYPVKFNAEQEDIILFKEKKYAITTAGKRTYHELAIEMLQGRMSFPSIVFLDESTNIIQGLVGFKTPDQLMQIVKYFAENHYKDTPWTSYCKRFQAKGVFVDED from the coding sequence ATGAGAACGATAAGTGCACTTTTAACGCTTTTATTGTTTGTTTTTGTTCAGCCCAACCTTATTTCACAAACAGCTGTGCAACAAGAAATTGCGCCAGAGATTCAATGGATTAGCCTCGAACAAGCCATTGAAAAAAACAAGGATGAGCCCAGGAAAATCATGATCGATTTTTACACAGACTGGTGCCAATGGTGCGAGCTAATGGACAAGACAACTTTAAAACATCCCGCTATCATCCAATTCATCAATGAAAACTTTTACCCTGTTAAGTTTAATGCGGAGCAAGAGGACATTATCCTCTTCAAGGAAAAAAAATATGCTATTACCACCGCTGGAAAACGGACTTATCACGAATTAGCCATAGAGATGCTACAAGGAAGAATGAGTTTTCCTTCGATCGTTTTTCTGGATGAATCAACTAATATCATCCAGGGGCTGGTCGGTTTTAAAACCCCGGATCAATTGATGCAAATTGTTAAATACTTCGCTGAAAATCATTACAAAGATACGCCTTGGACCTCCTACTGCAAAAGATTCCAAGCCAAAGGCGTCTTTGTTGATGAAGATTAA
- the ribD gene encoding bifunctional diaminohydroxyphosphoribosylaminopyrimidine deaminase/5-amino-6-(5-phosphoribosylamino)uracil reductase RibD, translating into MMQLNHSAYIQRCFDLARLGRGFTAPNPIVGALIVYQDRIIGEGYHQRYGGPHAEVNAVNSVSKKDLYLLKESCLYVSLEPCSIYGKTPPCTNLILQHKIPKVVISCIDHSPGVDGMGVKILQDAGVEVILNVLGEEGKRLSATRNTFVIQRRPYIILKYALSLDGFIAPKEPTAAFWMTNPYSKRLVHKWRSESDAILVGTNTALLDNPQLNNRYFYGPSPTRLVIDKSLRLPPSLRLFDGTLPTFVYTNSVTPPPNRPNLNFVTLKPEQNTIQQILDHLYLQNKTSLIVEGGAQLLADFIQQGLWDEARIFTSPVYLAEGIPTPPFPKGSTHENIQIATDQLRIIQKEFLRF; encoded by the coding sequence ATGATGCAGCTAAACCACTCCGCCTATATACAGCGTTGCTTTGATCTGGCCCGCCTGGGGCGAGGATTTACAGCCCCTAATCCTATTGTTGGCGCCCTTATCGTTTACCAGGATCGAATCATTGGAGAAGGATACCATCAACGATATGGTGGCCCGCATGCAGAGGTAAACGCTGTCAATAGTGTAAGTAAAAAAGACCTATATCTTCTAAAAGAATCTTGCCTGTATGTTTCGCTGGAACCTTGTTCGATTTACGGAAAAACGCCTCCCTGTACAAATTTGATTCTCCAGCACAAAATCCCCAAAGTGGTCATTTCCTGTATTGACCACAGCCCAGGGGTAGATGGCATGGGCGTAAAAATCTTGCAGGATGCTGGGGTCGAAGTCATCTTGAATGTACTAGGGGAAGAGGGAAAAAGATTAAGTGCCACACGAAATACTTTTGTTATACAACGCAGACCTTATATCATACTCAAATATGCACTTAGCCTTGATGGCTTTATCGCACCAAAGGAGCCTACTGCGGCCTTCTGGATGACTAATCCTTATTCCAAAAGGCTTGTACATAAATGGAGAAGCGAATCGGACGCCATTTTGGTGGGTACGAACACCGCGCTTTTGGATAATCCGCAGCTGAACAATAGGTACTTCTATGGCCCCTCTCCCACTCGATTAGTGATAGATAAATCCCTGCGATTGCCTCCCTCCCTCAGGCTTTTTGATGGCACCCTACCTACTTTTGTCTATACCAATTCCGTGACCCCTCCCCCTAATCGCCCCAATCTTAACTTTGTCACTTTAAAACCCGAGCAAAATACCATCCAACAAATACTCGATCACCTTTATCTCCAAAATAAAACCAGCCTCATCGTTGAAGGCGGAGCTCAATTGTTAGCAGACTTCATCCAGCAAGGGCTTTGGGATGAAGCCAGGATTTTTACGTCTCCTGTTTATTTAGCAGAGGGGATTCCAACGCCCCCATTTCCCAAGGGCTCCACTCACGAAAACATTCAAATAGCAACCGACCAGCTAAGAATCATCCAAAAAGAATTTCTGCGTTTTTGA
- the mnmD gene encoding tRNA (5-methylaminomethyl-2-thiouridine)(34)-methyltransferase MnmD: MTDLVIFDTQDGSHSVFSATYGVSYHSKYGAIQESEHVFIKAGLFEKALAQPDIAILEIGFGTGLNAFLSLIDAKNKGLHIDYVAVENYPLPFESAKQLNYPEELRVPSLRPLFEQMHSMEWGIPMPISPNFTFTKWLKDFQALDFEPVFDIIFFDAFAPSAQPELWEEDMLRIMYKSLKNNGILVTYCAKGIVKRALKTVGFTVESLKGPPGKREMTRAKKRLENSSH, encoded by the coding sequence ATGACAGACCTAGTAATTTTTGATACACAGGATGGCTCCCATTCTGTCTTTTCTGCTACCTATGGTGTTAGTTACCATTCCAAATATGGTGCTATTCAAGAATCCGAGCATGTATTCATAAAAGCAGGCCTTTTCGAAAAAGCACTTGCCCAACCGGATATCGCTATTCTCGAAATTGGGTTTGGCACGGGGCTAAATGCATTTTTGAGCCTGATTGATGCCAAAAACAAAGGCCTGCACATAGATTATGTGGCCGTCGAAAATTACCCCCTGCCCTTCGAGTCAGCCAAACAACTCAATTATCCGGAAGAACTAAGGGTGCCTTCGCTACGCCCACTTTTCGAACAAATGCATAGCATGGAATGGGGAATACCTATGCCCATCAGCCCTAATTTTACCTTTACAAAATGGCTGAAAGATTTTCAGGCACTAGATTTTGAGCCCGTCTTTGACATCATCTTTTTTGATGCTTTCGCACCAAGTGCTCAGCCCGAATTGTGGGAAGAAGACATGCTCCGAATAATGTATAAATCACTGAAAAACAACGGAATACTTGTCACCTATTGTGCAAAAGGCATCGTAAAAAGAGCACTGAAAACTGTTGGCTTTACCGTTGAATCCCTCAAAGGACCTCCAGGCAAAAGAGAAATGACCAGGGCAAAAAAAAGGCTGGAAAATTCCAGCCACTAA
- the ytxJ gene encoding bacillithiol system redox-active protein YtxJ — protein MINWNPFNHPSQIEEIIELSKDKACVIFKHSSRCPISSMAKFRLEGSWDFVEDEVHSFFIDVITDRPISQLIAQTFGIPHESPQVLLIKDGQCIHHSSHLDITVRELRGVFGNSH, from the coding sequence ATGATCAACTGGAATCCGTTTAATCATCCCTCCCAGATAGAAGAAATCATTGAATTATCCAAAGATAAAGCCTGTGTTATATTCAAACACAGTAGCCGATGTCCCATCAGTTCAATGGCCAAATTTAGATTAGAGGGTAGTTGGGACTTTGTAGAAGATGAAGTTCATTCCTTTTTTATTGATGTGATCACGGACCGTCCTATTTCGCAACTAATCGCTCAGACATTTGGCATTCCCCACGAGTCTCCGCAAGTGTTGCTCATCAAAGATGGTCAATGTATTCATCATTCCTCCCATTTGGATATCACCGTGAGAGAACTCCGAGGAGTATTTGGAAACTCCCACTAA
- a CDS encoding pyruvate dehydrogenase complex E1 component subunit beta: MSRELALRDALNEAMIEEMRRDETVFLMGEEVAEYNGAYKVSKGMLDEFGPKRVIDTPIAELGFAGIGVGAAMNGLRPIIEFMTWNFAILAFDQIVNNAAKTLSQSAGNFNCPIVFRGPSGAAGQLAQQHSQTFESWMANVPGLKVISCIDPADAKGLLKSAIRDNDPICMMESELLYGHKGIVPEGEYLTPIGVAAVRREGTDVTIVSFNKLVLTSLEAADELAKEGISAEVIDLRTIRPLDHQTLVNSLKKTNRMVVVDESWPFAGVSAEIAYEMQKYAFDHLDAPITRVNVADTSLPYAPTLVDAFMPNPAKVIKAVKEVMYIKS, translated from the coding sequence ATGTCTAGAGAATTAGCATTACGCGACGCCTTAAACGAGGCCATGATAGAAGAAATGCGCCGAGATGAAACGGTGTTTTTGATGGGCGAAGAAGTGGCTGAATACAATGGTGCCTATAAGGTAAGTAAGGGGATGTTGGATGAGTTCGGTCCAAAGCGTGTAATTGATACACCGATTGCAGAGTTAGGCTTTGCTGGTATTGGCGTAGGCGCTGCCATGAATGGTTTGCGTCCGATCATCGAATTTATGACCTGGAATTTCGCTATTCTGGCTTTTGATCAAATTGTAAATAATGCCGCCAAGACTTTGTCGCAATCTGCTGGTAATTTTAACTGCCCCATCGTATTTCGTGGTCCTTCTGGTGCTGCTGGGCAGCTAGCGCAGCAACATAGCCAAACTTTTGAAAGTTGGATGGCTAATGTTCCTGGTCTGAAGGTTATTTCCTGCATTGATCCCGCCGATGCCAAAGGACTTTTGAAGTCTGCGATCAGAGATAATGACCCGATCTGTATGATGGAATCGGAGTTGCTATATGGACACAAGGGGATCGTTCCTGAAGGGGAATACCTGACGCCTATCGGTGTAGCTGCTGTGAGGAGAGAAGGTACAGATGTTACGATTGTTTCTTTCAATAAATTGGTACTTACTTCCTTGGAAGCGGCAGACGAGTTGGCAAAAGAAGGTATTTCGGCCGAGGTCATCGATTTGAGAACCATTCGTCCATTGGATCACCAAACCTTGGTCAATTCCCTTAAGAAAACCAATCGGATGGTGGTGGTGGATGAGTCCTGGCCCTTTGCAGGTGTTTCCGCTGAGATTGCTTACGAGATGCAGAAATACGCCTTTGATCACCTTGACGCACCTATTACCCGAGTGAATGTGGCAGATACTTCTTTGCCTTATGCACCTACCCTGGTTGATGCTTTTATGCCAAATCCTGCGAAAGTAATAAAGGCGGTAAAAGAAGTGATGTATATTAAATCTTAG
- a CDS encoding gluconate 2-dehydrogenase subunit 3 family protein — protein MNRRDAITRVSLILGGTIIGAEAFLTGCKPSAPALSTIEFTDNNIAFLDEVGETILPTTDSSPGAKAAGIGAFMKTIVSDCYTAEDQKVFLAGIGTLDEAAKSSGGKAFVQLDETAKKELLIQLDKEAKAYEESKGQGTPSHYFTMMKQLTLWGYFSSEIGATKALRYVEVPGKYDGCTPYSKGEKAWAI, from the coding sequence ATGAATAGAAGAGATGCAATCACCCGTGTGTCCTTAATACTCGGGGGAACAATCATAGGTGCAGAGGCTTTTCTTACTGGCTGCAAGCCCAGCGCCCCTGCCCTTTCTACCATCGAATTTACAGACAACAACATAGCCTTCCTAGATGAGGTAGGAGAAACCATCTTGCCAACAACAGACTCCTCCCCTGGTGCAAAAGCAGCTGGAATCGGGGCATTCATGAAAACCATTGTCTCTGATTGTTATACAGCCGAAGACCAAAAAGTATTTCTTGCAGGTATTGGTACCCTCGATGAGGCAGCGAAATCAAGCGGAGGTAAAGCTTTCGTTCAACTGGATGAAACGGCCAAAAAAGAGCTACTTATTCAATTAGACAAGGAAGCTAAAGCATACGAAGAAAGTAAGGGCCAAGGAACACCTAGCCATTATTTCACTATGATGAAACAACTCACGCTGTGGGGCTATTTTTCATCCGAAATAGGTGCTACTAAAGCCTTGCGATATGTAGAAGTTCCAGGGAAATACGATGGCTGCACACCCTATAGTAAAGGCGAAAAAGCCTGGGCAATTTAG